From the Quercus lobata isolate SW786 chromosome 6, ValleyOak3.0 Primary Assembly, whole genome shotgun sequence genome, one window contains:
- the LOC115993984 gene encoding uncharacterized protein LOC115993984 has translation MAMEELHMAALAYYNNSNGDLQNKAWDFFNSMDSNGNGRVSYEEFIHFFGQYGYNWEDSNFYHSLDRDHDGLLDFWEVLTLYYILKTRSVRCQCCSACQFGLYFTCVTCFHSARHTFDICIGCYSAQTYRRQHDHDVFLDSYVLLRSKKGPPPGLPDLNQALIPVQPNVVINAPERPRWWTALTALESAIAVISIGSSISSLLSCSIM, from the exons ATGGCGATGGAAGAGTTACACATGGCCGCTCTTGCTTATTATAACAATAGTAACGGGGATCTTCAGAATAAAGCGTGGGACTTCTTCAATTCCATGGATTCGAATGGAAATG GTCGAGTCAGCTACGAGGAGTTCATCCACTTTTTCGGGCAATACGGCTACAATTGGGAAGACAGCAACTTTTACCATAGTTTGGACCGCGACCACGACGGTTTGCTGGATTTCTGGGAAGTCCTCACATTGTACTACATCTTGAAAACAAGGAGTGTGCGGTGCCAGTGCTGCTCAGCGTGCCAATTTGGACTGTATTTCACGTGCGTTACATGCTTTCACAGTGCTCGCCACACCTTCGATATCTGTATTGGTTGCTATAGCGCACAGACGTACAGGCGGCAGCACGACCATGATGTTTTCTTGGATAGCTACGTGTTGCTGCGCTCCAAGAAAGGGCCTCCTCCTGGTTTGCCAGATCTGAATCAG GCACTAATTCCTGTTCAACCAAATGTTGTTATAAATGCACCAGAAAGG CCGAGGTGGTGGACAGCACTTACAGCATTGGAATCGGCGATAGCGGTGATAAGCATAGGGAGTTCGATCTCTTCATTACTAAGTTGTAGCATAATGTGA
- the LOC115949969 gene encoding uncharacterized protein LOC115949969: MRKEMDELKSAIKEKTNRSVDKMVRATDSLFTAAVLECPVPSKFRLPQLEPFDELKDPQDHLNTFKTTLGLQQPPDEILCRSFPTTLKGAAREWFTKLPNSSIDNFDQLSSAFLHHFIWGQRPTRPVDYLLTIRQGEKETLRSYVKRFTRGTLEVDEADDNVQLTTFKAGLRSRDLVASLAKNPPKTMVEMLSKAQKYMNVKDALAAIKDTEKPGDKAKREDDRKGQKRD, from the coding sequence ATGAGGAAGGAAATGGACGAACTGAAGAGTGCCATTAAGGAGAAGACGAACCGAAGCGTAGACAAAATGGTAAGGGCTACAGATTCACTCTTCACCGCCGCGGTACTCGAATGCCCTGTGCCGTCAAAGTTTCGCTTACCTCAACTTGAGCCATTCGACGAACTAAAAGACCCACAGGATCACCTTAATACCTTCAAGACGACTCTAGGGCTTCAACAACCACCTGACGAGATACTGTGTCGTTCCTTCCCAAcaactctcaaaggagctgcaagagaATGGTTTACTAAGTTGCCAAACTCGTCCATAGACAACTTCGATCAGTTAAGTAGTGCCTTCTTGCACCATTTCATATGGGGGCAACGCCCAACAAGGCCAGTAGACTACTTACTCACCATAagacagggagagaaggaaACTCTGAGGTCGTATGTCAAACGATTCACCCGGGGGACTTTGGAGGtggacgaagctgatgacaatGTGCAGTtgacgaccttcaaagcagggTTGAGGTCCAGAGACCTCGTGGCCTCCCTCGCAAAGAACCCCCCAAAGACGATGGTGGAGATGCTCTCGAAggcacagaagtacatgaatgttAAAGATGCTTTAGCTGCCATAAAAGATACCGAGAAGCCAGGAGACAAGGCCAAGAGGGAAGACGACCGtaaggggcaaaagagagattGA
- the LOC115949967 gene encoding uncharacterized protein LOC115949967 — MPQVEAYDSSRDLLDHLESFETLMHLQGVPDEIMCWAFPTTLKGQARVWFNKLAPNTLSTFKELSGHFVTHFIGGQRYKRSLASLLNIKQQDDESLRSYVTHFNKEALLIDEANDGLQLGEFLFSIYKNNSKMMVDMLYKATKYMNTEDAMIV; from the coding sequence ATGCCACAGGTGGAAGCGTATGATAGTTCACGGGACCTGCTCGACCATTTGGAGTCTTTCGAAACTCTTATGCACTTGCAAGGAGTTCCGGATGAAATCATGTGTTGGGCATTCCCCACCACGCTTAAGGGACAAGCAAGGGTATGGTTCAACAAGCTAGCCCCCAATACCTTATCCACTTTCAAGGAATTGAGTGGGCATTTCGTCACCCACTTTATCGGAGGCCAGAGGTACAAGAGGTCCTTGGCGAGCTTGTTGAACATCAAACAACAAGACGATGAGAGCTTGAGGTCATACGTGACTCACTTCAATAAAGAAGCCCTATTAATTGATGAGGCCAACGATGGACTCCAATTAGGAGAGTTCCTTTTCTCCATATACAAGAACAACTCAAAAATGATGGTCGACATGTTATACAAGGCTACCAAGTACATGAACACAGAAGACGCCATGATTGTCTGA
- the LOC115949968 gene encoding uncharacterized protein LOC115949968, with the protein MSLVKEDHISSPPSASQLQFCSPNFFRCLDRNQDDSLDFWEVLTLYYIMKTRGVWCKSCGVCQLGLYFTCVACFDNASHTYDLCTNCYSQRRYSHHHVSFLYSYMLLRSKRGLPLGAPNLNQFPSTLYIQMESNPNSAALAQQVQALVATIEELTKQNQEMKLWLQQVQQAQ; encoded by the exons ATGTCATTGGTTAAGGAAGACCACATTAGTAGTCCTCCTagt GCAAGCCAGCTACAATTTTGTAGCCCTAACTTTTTCCGTTGTTTGGATCGCAACCAGGATGATAgcttggatttctgggaagtcCTCACATTGTACTACATCATGAAAACCCGAGGTGTGTGGTGCAAGAGCTGTGGAGTGTGCCAATTGGGACTTTATTTCACATGCGTTGCATGCTTTGACAACGCTAGCCACACTTATGATCTCTGTACTAATTGCTATAGCCAACGGAGGTACAGCCACCACCACGTCTCCTTCTTATATAGCTACATGTTGTTGCGCTCCAAGAGAGGACTTCCTCTTGGTGCACCAAATCTGAATCAG TTTCCGTCAACCCTCTACATTCAAATGGAATCTAACCCAAATTCAGCAGCCTTGGCCCAGCAAGTCCAAGCCCTTGtagccaccattgaagaactcaccaaacaaaaccaggaaatgaagctaTGGCTCCAGCAGGTTCAACAGGCTCAATAA